Within the Plasmodium relictum strain SGS1 genome assembly, chromosome: 12 genome, the region atatatatatatatatatataaatcaaattataaataattttcgaTTTTTCAAAAGTATCTacacatgtatatatatatatttttacttttttataagaaCAGCCAGTGACTTATTTCAATTTTGTTTTAAGaaaattgatttattaaatatataaatctttaaatctttaaattattatttttaaaaaaagtaaaaaaaaaaaaaagaaaattaaaaagatgaAGTAAAAATTAGTTTATTCACATGAATATAAATGCATAGGAATAGATAACTTTTAACTacaaaattgaaaaataatatttgatttttttttttttttccttatatttttgttcatttatattataattattcaaTTTTCCAATATATTCttcataataatataatgtaTATTGATTAAACAGAAAtgtactttttatttttcacttttataaattaagtgataacaatatttaaaaatgtataataaaaaaataacaaataacaaaagattacattattaaataaatagaataattcaatatatattctatatattattataaaatttatattgatattttattaatttttttttaaatatgaaaaaagtttaattttGTTTCTTAAGTATTGATTACTTTTAATTCTCTatttaaatgtaaatatttcaatattttaataataaatattttatactaaaacagaaaaaaattatatatatatacatatacatgtacaatagtttttttttttttttgaaaaatatatgaacttttattagtattaatattttactaAATTATCTATTTTAATGCATAatctatataaaatataaataaatcaaTTACAACtcttaattataaataaattttattcttttctattttcaatgaataaaaaaatgtaatatttttcaattacTTAAATCATTTACATCCAAAAAAATACCTAAAAttaattgaaatatatattttctatcaattttttagaaaataaaaatttataattttttctttttttatctattttttatgaaactTTAtggaaaatttaatttaaaaattttttaaacttgtatgagattttaattttttattcatttgaatttttgtgtaagttattattttttgttttatttcaATAAATCAGTATCAAATTTTGAattttactatatatatatatatatatatatatatataataaaattatcactaaaaatattcttttaaatatagtTTAGATAACAATAAATGTCAAAAAATACCAATAAACTtcgataataaaaatatttgtgaatgaaatattcatataaaattatttaaaaattatatatatatatatttggtTAGAcgaattaaaataaaaatatatagaatatGGCATCTAATTCACCAAAAGATTTTGTAGAAAATTTGAAAGGACGTGCTGTAATAGTTCGATTAAATAATGGTACAGATTATAAAGGCATATTAGCTTGCTTAGATGAACGTATGAATGTTGCATTAGAGCAAACTGAAGAATATTTTGAAGGAGAATTgattgaaaaatataatgatgcTTTCATTAGAGGTAAtaatgttttttatattagaGCAATTGAAGATGAATAAtagatttttttattttatattattttattatttttatttattaatttttttttttccccctCCTCCtttttaacatattttttgatacgttaaatttttttttaacgtgttattttattatcaatGATGTACAATAAAAACAATCATTTTAATAAACGCTTTTTTAAGTAAATGaactttattaaaagaatagacgaattaaaaaaaagggaaaaaaaatttaaattaaaatttttttttaaaaaaaaaaattaaattgatgttaattaataattaaatataaaaatgtacaATATGATGTATTAAAAAcaagataaaaattattttaatataatgaGAATTTTAATTACTATATTcgtaacaaaaaaaaaaaagataatataaataaatatatttaggtatatgtttttttttctattgcTCCTACATAATGGTCATGTAAAcctctttatttttaaatattaagaaaaagaCATGTAATATGAAAGTTTTAGTTTTTAACTAACATATGAAGAAATAAGAAAGAAATTTATTTCacttttcattttaaatttaaacgTTTTATATATGGTTTTATTCACTAAAACGTTTGTCTATAACTatagaaaaaggaaaatgtTTTAGTATACAtacctttttttaaaaatatactaatagaataatattttattcatgttaagaaaaaaaaaaaagtaaaaaaggaaaataagaataaaaattttatttcaattttttttttttttttttgcaaaaatataaagaaataatttttaagcTAGAGCTTTCATTCTTCTTGTTTCAGCAATAGCTTCatcaaatttttctttttcttctttagtTAATTGTAACTCAATAACTTGTTCAACACCATTTGCTCCTAAAACTATTGGTGTTCCACCAAAAATATCAGTATGCCCATATTGTCCTTCTAATAAAGTAGAACAAACTAAAACTTTCTTCAAGTCTCGAACATAAGATTCTGCCATTTCAATAATTGCAGCAGCAGGAGCGACGAATGGAGAAGCATATAAATTAACAATTTCTAAAGCAGTGTTGATAGTTCTATCGAATATTTCATCAATTTCTTTATTagttattcttttattattaataaattcttGTAATGGAATACCTCCAACAGTTATATATCTCACTAATGGTACCATTTTATTTCCATGTGCACCAACAATAAGAGCATTTACGTCTCTTGGGCAGACATTTAGTTTTTgagaaatataatattttaatctAGATGTATCTAAAACACCTCCTAAtccaataattttattttttgggACTCCTGAATGTTGATGTAACAATTGAACCATTACATCAACTGGATTTGTTACAACAATAATAAATGCATTAgggcaattttttttaatatgacCACCTATCTCaatcataattttattatttaatggtAATAAATCATCTCTATTCCATTCTTTATCACTTTTTCCAGGAGCTTTTGTAAATCCAGCTGTAACAATTACCACATCTGCTCCCTTTAAATCATCATAAGAATTTGATCCTGTAACTTTGCAGTTTGAATATGCCATTACATTTGTATGTGAAGTATCTAAAGCTTTTCCTTGAGGCATGTTTTTTACGATATCAAATAAAACAACATCTCCCAAGTTTTTCTGAACAATCAATGTAGCCATTACTCCTCCTATCATACCGGATCCAACTAACACAAATTTTGGTTTAGGTGccatttttgaaatatttttttttttaaatttatatatatatatatatataatttcaaaggaaagaaaattataaatagaaaagaggaatttaatttaatatagacaaatgtataaatatatattatgcctatgaaataataatactattTTTTGAAACTATTCAATAAAAtgtagtaaaaaaaaaatatatatatatatatatttaaaaaatattatatttatttgaaaaattaatatgtatatgaaaaaaaCTAGAAACctgattatttaaaaaattttgtcaAAATGTTTTAAGTGATGAGAATgtaaagaaatattatacaagtatattttttttttttaattttgattttaatttttatcaaaataaaaaatttatttatgtaaatataaaaatatgttatcTAAATGCTGCATATGTATCGTATTTTTCCCTTTTCATGAATTGTCCGCATGCAtgagtttttaataaaatagttccaatatatataaatatttttaaatataaaagaaaatatactttaatttttaaagaattagtataaaaatactttatataagcatttttaaaaaataatgaacatataattaatattacagttaaaaataaatacagagaaaaaaaaaaaaaaaagagttaaattttttgatatatttttattttttctattactATTATATTCATATGCAGTTAGTATCACATACTTCAAGTTATAAAGTTTtgtctttattttattcatttaaatatatatttgtttctaatgaaaatataggAAACtaattcttcattattttctttattaaatttcACATATATGCATgtgaataattataattcaaaataaaaaaaaatccttTTGTGtgtaataatgaaatattataaattaataattttaatagaaaatttaatatctttttttttttatagtatttcaataattttactatttataaaaaaaattaaaatatttatgaattttattttatttttttgtagatataatattataatggTGCTTCAAGatattataaatagaaaTACAGAATAGATGCACTAAGTTAAAAGCattataattctttaaatttacaATATAATGTTAtggaaaacaaaaaaaaaaaaaaaaaaacagaaaaaaatatttaaatggaAACTAGTATATTacttttcataaatttttgaATAAGAAAACTCTTTatgttaaattatattttttacaaattttttttgaatagaTATTTCTCTTCTtatatatttgaatttttttgttctttatTGTTCATATATTCTCATAGAAAGcataaaaagtaaattttcttataaaaatatttacttatctaaattttaaaattcaattatgttttaattattatttttcaggtttttttctttataagtaaaaaaaaaaaatagtattatatatatgtgagaatgaaaaaaaaaagatgtatatatattgcTATATTTGTTTAAAGTTAatctaataataattttttttctattttattttttattttttaatttgttgttacttattaatatataataatttaaaaatttttgttacTCTATTTTTCAAGACATGGATGAACAGATAAAAACTTATTCTGAatgtttaaataaattatataaaacacattctttaaaattaagTCTTGATAACCCAAAAAAATTGAGCGAATCATTTGATAATCCTtgtgataaatataaaacaatTCATATAGCTGGTACTAATGGAAAAGGATCAGTttgttataaaatatattcttgtttaaaactaaaaaaatataaagtaggtttattttcttctcctcatatattttcattaagaGAAAGAATAATGGTAAATGATGAATTAATAAGTGAAGaagatttaatttttctagtaaatgaaatattaaaaaaaaataaggagATTAATATACAGCCGacattttttgaaattataACAATGGTTGCATATttgcattttttaaataaaaaagtcgATTATGCAGTCATTGAAACTGGAATGGGAGGAAGATTAGATGCtacaaatattttaagtaaaCCAGAATTAATTGTAATTACTTCTATTGGCTATGACCATTTACATATATTAGGCAATGAACTAAATCTTATatgtaatgaaaaaattggtatctttaaaaaaaacgcAAATGTAGTTATAGGTCCTTCGGtttctatttataaaaatgttttcaaaaaagcaaaagaattaaattgTAATATAACGTCAGTTTTACCTGAACCAAGAGGAGAAACATATAACGAAGAAAATTCAAGAATAGCTTTAGAagcattaaaaattttaaatataaatgtagataattttttgaaatcagttattaatattaagCCACCTCTAAGGTTACAATATTTAGCTCAAGAACaaatttatcatataaaaaaaaaatttatttcagATAATTcggaaaataatttttctttatatccTCATGCAGTTATATTAGACGTTGGCCACAATGAAACAGCTATTGATAGATTATGTAGAGATATAAACTATTTTCataaagataaattaataaGAATTTGCATATCTTTGACAAAACCAAGagatttaaatatattccGTCCTTTTATTGCTCAATTTTCTTATACACTGAAggtatatttttcatataaaacaATTCaaattgtatttttaagtttttatattcatctcctttttataaatattctcAAAAATagtagatatatttttttataattcataaatacataatttttataaatataaaaatccttttgctttatatatatgatctTTTTATAATCATGAAATTCTTTtctcatatttatttaaatttttttttaaaaaatataatttttcttttaataataggatattttttattttccttcaATGAACCCTCGGACATACGACTTTGAAGagattattcatattataaataatgatgataaaatagatgataaattaaaatatttaattttagatAGTTCTCAGAAAGTAAAGCAATGGTTGATATGTAATGACAAGGGAAATATTAATGATGAAGGAAAAACTGACAAATCATATAAAAGGggtattcattattttattaaacatatatatatatataatatgtcTATATCAAatgtaactttttttttttttttttttcaaaggTACTATTCCATTAATTGTGAAAAATGCTTTTCTAGAATGTTGTAAAGATAATTCTATTTTGTTAATTGTTGGAACATTTTTCATGTTTGATGAAGTTTTAAATGCGTTTGATATTCATtcaagtaaaataaataaaaagaaaaattttataaaaatattcaccttttaaaatgtaaaaaatttaatttttttattttttttctaattcctTTTAATTAGATATTCAGGATTCAATTTATATGAACGAAccattttttgtttaattctaattaaaaatgttcaaaagaaaaatataaaaaaatagggaatgataataaatttaaatgaattgaTATTAGGTAAAATAGAATAAGATATATAcaaatacattaaaaaaaacagaaaataGGAAATAAAAGTACAATATATTTCTAAATTtagaataaaatatactaataaaaatgaattatgtttttttttttttttcatttaaaaaatcattttataaaaatgtcaatgaaaaaaaagtttttaaataaaattcaaaaaattataaaaaagctATGTTCATAACAACATATGAGGATTCaaatcaaaaatataattaacactatgtataattaatatttttcaacTAAGTTTGAAgtgacaaaaaaaataaaataaaataaaaataaaataaaacgaaaataaaagaaaaaaaaattcaataatGTATGCGTatacatatacatatttttcttttttctatatataaaaatattgtttaatttttcttctaatatatgtatatataaaagtgttaacttatttttatttttttatgaaaatattattgaacaaacataaatttatgaaatgtccataaatatttttcataaaagactaaatttttttttatgtaaaatataaatacatttatactttaattattattaaatataaatctaCTAGCAATAAAAATAGGGGATAAATTTCAactgaaatataaaaaaaaaaaaataaataaaaacacaatatttatgtaaatatgaaaaaaaaaaaaaaaaattatgaacaacctattatatgaataaataattttaaattatataaaaatatcaataCTAGTTCTTATACATATTAAAACTAATAATAAACACATaaagttttttctttttgccTTAGAATATCACGCTTCAATATAACTTACAGCATtggttattttttttagcttgtctaaaaaaaaaaaaatgtacatatatatataaaagaagtaaatatatatataaataatttacataataaaattaattatttttcttatatctaaatgaaaagaaaaataccTATAAAATTGATAAGATGAATTAGAAAGGTCTTgactttttttcattaaatcaTCTAATTTTTCTCCTCTTTGTAAAAGatcttctatattttttaacataaCGTCTTTAACTTCATCTAGATCTTTTTGTACTTTTAATAGTTTATCTGCTTCAGAGGgattttgatatttttttaataattcatttaattcattattaaataatgatcCTTCTTTTAAATCCTGtgtaatattttcatattggCCTTTACACTTttctataaataatttatgtgCATTATCTATTAATCCAAAAGCAATTCTTAAAGGATAAGATGGTGTAGAAAGCACTAATAtactaatattattttgGATATTTGTGTAAATATGTAAGTGCCCAATCCCTGATTCTAATTCAATAACTTCTCTGTTTCCTTTTGGAGTTCTACTACATACTAATCGAGAATGAAAGTAAATATGCTCTTTTAGTGATGATCTATGAAAAAACGGAAATGATGATAAATCAAATGATGCTGACAAAAAAACTGGTTGTGCTAtatcatatttataaattaacaaTGCATATAATGctattttatttgatttttcaCTATAAGGTATATTACTGGAAGAATCAaccattttaattatatcaaAACGTCAGACAaacttaataaaaataaatagtaatggatataaaaaaaagaaataaaaaaaaaagaagaagaaaaagaaaaagaaaaagaaaaagaaaaagaataaaaaaaaaaataaaattgtttagttacataaatatatatatcaacgtttattttattttattttattttttatctagCCAAATGAgtttattctttttctttatttaagactttttaaataactaaaaatattctgtttcttttattaataccattttatattaacacaagataaaatttaaaaaaaataagaatgtaaaaataaatttatattattaataataataatattttaatattttcaaaaaaaaaatgcaaagaatatatttatagatatttttataaaaattaaaaaaaaattatatttatataaaagagaaattcatctagaaaaaaaaaaaaaaatatattaaaaattattaattataaataacttACTTATTAGTACTATTGAAAATAgtttttaaaacatatatatatatatatatacatgtacACAATGTATATAAAGCAATGATAtgctttttttgttttatatatagtACAATAAATTTATAGTAAAGAAGTGTAACATTTAaatcataaattttattttattaaaagaaatacaaTTTTCactcttttaataatatatcaaaataatCATTGTAAAAATGCAAATATTagaaacaaaataaaatttaattgaaattatatatatatatatatatatatatatatatatattcatatgtAAGGAAAAAGTCAAATTATTGTtaatatttaagaaaaatgaaaataaatttttatttttaaaattatataaaaaacgCTGAAGACAGAAATAATGAGATAGAGTTGTTTATGAAAAACTTAAATTTCATTAAAGAACACATAtactaaataaaaagaacaaataattaaaacatgattaaaggaaaaataaatatttatatttattattttttcattttcatagaaataataaaatcttATTTGACATAAaactatataattattattacacTTTTAATCATACATTTaatctaattttttcttaagcttttttgaaaatattttaagaatatatataaatttatcgTTATGGCAaacatataatatttaaatgcacacaagaaaaatatttctgatattattactattgaTTCAGAAGAATTTCTTCTtcagatatatattttgataaaTAAATTGCAAAATATaagataaattataaattgaATGTTCAATATAatacatttaatatataaaatttgtatagattatttaagtaaaaagtaaaatatcaatttaaataacaaaaaaaaaagttatataaatttagttgtttttttcaaaaataggTTTTTGATATATgcatttgtttttattaatttcatatGTCTAAAACCCATTTTTGATTAAATAGTTAACGTTTTcctaattttcattattaatcatagaaatgaagaaattgaaaaatgcttatgtattttttttcttaattttaagaaaagaaaaaaaaattttacatgtaaaatattaaacttctgttttatttataaattaatagttatttcttatttactatttatatgaaaaaaaaatttttgctTATGGTATTAATTTTcgttatctttttttttttttacaactCTTCTactctttatttaaaaataaggaatagaaatatgtttaatataagattaaaaaaaaaaaaaatatataagattatatttaataataaaatgtgTTCGTTCATCAATATATTTGTATAGATGTTATTATAACactattaatttaaaatttattagaattctattattaaactaatgataaattataaaaaagtagTTGTATACATATAACTGCgcctaaaaaaataaatatatgtgcTTCATACccaattttataaataaaacaagaaatttgaaataaatacaaaaaaataataataataaaataaagctGAGAAAAAGGAGTTACAGACACactaaaaaaatgaaaataaaattacatacttcaaaattttgttacaaataaaaaagcaAGTAATGTATTAAATCTAATGCAATTTGAATATCTAAaaagctaaaaaaaaatgttgatacataacttaaaaaagaaatatgaaaaaaattaaaagcatCAAGAAATAAACGAAAataatgctttttttttttttttaataaattcataTCAACAGTgttagttttttttaaaactaaaacataaaaattatgaatagataattttatgaaataagtaaataatttttttaaaaaagaaataaaaactaaaaaaagatttttatagaaaagagaacaattttttaaaatagtataaaagattaaatacatttttttatttttactaattttataactgtatatgttttttatattgtcAAGAAATTTACAATAAgctatatctttatttaaaatataaaataattgttcacataataataaaaatgattctattgatatttttttttcaattttttcattatgttttaatttttcaatcaaataatatatttcatgTGGTAATCCAGAATATTTCTTGCTCATATTTTTATGCATTTTATCatctataaaaaatgtactgcataattttttcttatcgtcatattttatatagaagctttttttaacaaaataattaaaattaattcttttgtttttttgtaaattcaTAAGAATAgaattaaatgaataaagaagatgataattatttaaattagttaatctgaaaaaataaaaaacatcaTCAATAGTGTCATCTTTGTAAttcaataaattattttgataattATCCAGaacaataaataaatagaaaatgaaTTTTGCAAAATTAGCCGATAAAAAGGAAGttatctttatattatttgtaCTTACACTATTTAttacattatttaaattatatttattttttttatttgaattatattttctattatgCAAACTTATATTAGTATTACTTATATTGcccttatttttatttaaatttaaattattaatatcatttgAATCATCattaatatcatttaaattattgttAGTATCGCATGGATTTGTAATACTACTATGTAGCAATGAATTAACTATATTATTCTTAAGAGAATATTTAACAGTCAAAAACATATCTTTTACAAAATTATGAATtctaataattaaaataaaagaatcaTTAATTATTTCCGAATTTAAAATGTGTTCAACATATAAACTTAAttgaattttctttttcgaattcttttttataaccCCTTTATAgggatatatataaacatatctTAACatatcaaaattattttcattagttAAGGagtttttactttttaatattttatccTTTCCTTCTTTTTTGAAGCGAATATTTTCTTcaagatatttaaaaattgaatttttttttaagtgcaaatatgaatataaatttattggAATGGtggaattattttttgagtCTAAAcataaaatagaataataCAATTTATCTTCACTAAATTCATTGTTGCCATTTAAGTAAGTATCATcatttaagtaaaaaatattactttttttatgatagatataatcatatttttcttgaaatttttttataccattttcatcattcacattatttgaataaaattctttagaattatttctttttttatcatgAAAGTATTTCTCatcataaataaatttttcattgtGAATGTTTTTTTCCTTCTTTTTTTGTAGGGAATATTTTCTCTTTGATGAACCCATATCTAAAATATTTagcaaataattttttttttttttttttttctcatttctttgttcttcatcttcatttctcagttcttttttattttcataatctttttcttcattcaTAACAAAGTATTTGTTCTGTCCATCtttattatacatatttttgtCATATTTATAATAGCTACTATTTACAAAgattttatcattaaaaaagaaactaCCGTTTTCACTATTACCTTTATAATCATAAGATATTTCAAAATTTGCTTGATATATTTGATATGTatgaattaaattaaaatcaaTTACTTTTggatataaagaaataattgtatttttgtttttttgctTAACTTCATGAAAATGCTTATAAAAGAAATCATCAATTATATCTACTTcaattttcataaataaatCGCAAGGAAGTTTATACCCTATAAATGTTAATTTTCTTTCCTTTTCTTTAGTTAAGGTAGAATATgtctttttttgtaaaaaatattttctatttttatttagaatagtaatattttgatcaaaaaaaaatgaattattatttaaaatatttttctttttataattaaataaaatgaagtTGTCGAAacctaaaaaaattattatatcaatattaaataaatataaatcttCATTCTTTGTTTCAAATATTATattgttaataaaataattataaatttgcttacaatacatataataattttttatataataatccatataattaaaattaacagtgtcttctttattattatttctgtTATAAtcacaaaaaatatatttataatagtctaacttttctatatattgataaaagtcaaaattagaaaaagcTATACAGAAACTAGCATTCTTAATTTTAAAGGTTAAGCAAATTAGTGAATTATCatcatactttttttttcttttaatatcttcttttatttcttttttcataaatattttttttcttttatcaaTTGAATA harbors:
- the LSM6 gene encoding U6 snRNA-associated Sm-like protein LSm6, putative, whose amino-acid sequence is MASNSPKDFVENLKGRAVIVRLNNGTDYKGILACLDERMNVALEQTEEYFEGELIEKYNDAFIRGNNVFYIRAIEDE
- the LDH gene encoding L-lactate dehydrogenase, putative, translating into MAPKPKFVLVGSGMIGGVMATLIVQKNLGDVVLFDIVKNMPQGKALDTSHTNVMAYSNCKVTGSNSYDDLKGADVVIVTAGFTKAPGKSDKEWNRDDLLPLNNKIMIEIGGHIKKNCPNAFIIVVTNPVDVMVQLLHQHSGVPKNKIIGLGGVLDTSRLKYYISQKLNVCPRDVNALIVGAHGNKMVPLVRYITVGGIPLQEFINNKRITNKEIDEIFDRTINTALEIVNLYASPFVAPAAAIIEMAESYVRDLKKVLVCSTLLEGQYGHTDIFGGTPIVLGANGVEQVIELQLTKEEKEKFDEAIAETRRMKALA
- the DHFS-FPGS gene encoding dihydrofolate synthase/folylpolyglutamate synthase, putative, with protein sequence MDEQIKTYSECLNKLYKTHSLKLSLDNPKKLSESFDNPCDKYKTIHIAGTNGKGSVCYKIYSCLKLKKYKVGLFSSPHIFSLRERIMVNDELISEEDLIFLVNEILKKNKEINIQPTFFEIITMVAYLHFLNKKVDYAVIETGMGGRLDATNILSKPELIVITSIGYDHLHILGNELNLICNEKIGIFKKNANVVIGPSVSIYKNVFKKAKELNCNITSVLPEPRGETYNEENSRIALEALKILNINVDNFLKSVINIKPPLRLQYLAQEQIYHIKKKFISDNSENNFSLYPHAVILDVGHNETAIDRLCRDINYFHKDKLIRICISLTKPRDLNIFRPFIAQFSYTLKDIFYFPSMNPRTYDFEEIIHIINNDDKIDDKLKYLILDSSQKVKQWLICNDKGNINDEGKTDKSYKRGTIPLIVKNAFLECCKDNSILLIVGTFFMFDEVLNAFDIHSNIQDSIYMNEPFFV
- the YKT6.2 gene encoding SNARE protein, putative, yielding MVDSSSNIPYSEKSNKIALYALLIYKYDIAQPVFLSASFDLSSFPFFHRSSLKEHIYFHSRLVCSRTPKGNREVIELESGIGHLHIYTNIQNNISILVLSTPSYPLRIAFGLIDNAHKLFIEKCKGQYENITQDLKEGSLFNNELNELLKKYQNPSEADKLLKVQKDLDEVKDVMLKNIEDLLQRGEKLDDLMKKSQDLSNSSYQFYRQAKKNNQCCKLY